In Zonotrichia leucophrys gambelii isolate GWCS_2022_RI unplaced genomic scaffold, RI_Zleu_2.0 Scaffold_34_1600103, whole genome shotgun sequence, the genomic stretch CTGGACCGCCTCTGGGCGGGGTTTCGCAGCGCTTTGACCAATCGTGTCGCACCGTTTTGCCGCTCTCGGCCAATCAGCGCGCGCGGTGGGCGGGGCCCCGCGTGAGGCGGCTACCGCCATTTTGTTGCCGTCATCGAGTACCGGGTGAGGGGGTGCGCGGTGAGACTCGGGGGGCCCCGGGGCGGGCACGGGTGGGATCGGGAGGAGCGGAGAAGGACCAGGgtcctgctgtctgtggggGAGCATTGCACGGGATCCCGCGGCCTCGGGAAGGCGCCTGGAGGGGGCTCAGACCCGGGATGGGAGCGGGATGAGGTCTGAGGGAGACCCGGGTGCccctccatgggctgggggctcacgGAGCACAACCGGGGCTGAGACTCCGCTCGGGACCCTGGAGGTCTCCCGGCTCGTTATGAGGAGCCCGGGCTCGGGGGACTCTCCTGAAGGGGGTCTCTGCTTCAGGGTGCCCTGAGGGGTGAGGGGGATCCCATCGGGAATCAGCCGGAGGAGGATCCATGAAAGGTGCGGGGAACCTTCCCCATTCCCGGAGCGGCTCCGACCCCTCAGCAGGACCGGGGGTTGTGCGGGGAGGGTCTCACCGAGCCACCCTTTCCCTGGCACCCCTCAGGCTGGTCGCGATGGTGAAGCTGTTCATCGGGAACCTGCCGCGGGAGGCGACGGAGCAGGAGATCCGCTCCCTGTTCGAGCAGTACGGGAAGGTGCTGGAGTGCGACATCATCAAGAACTACGGCTTCGTGCACATCGAGGACAGGACGGCGGCCGAGGACGCCATCCGCAACCTGCACCACCACAAGCTGCACGGCGTCTGCATCAATGTGGAGGCCAGCAAGAACAAGAGCAAAGCCTCCACCAAGCTGCACGTGGGCAACATCAGCCCCGCCTGCACCAACCTAGAGCTGCGCGCCAAGTTCGAGGAGTACGGCCCCGTCATCGAATGTGACATCGTCAAGGACTACGCCTTCGTGCACATGGAGCGGGCCGAGGATGCCGTGGAGGCCATCCGGGGGCTGGACAACACCGAGTTCCAAGGTGAGCCCTGGGGAGGTTGTGATCTGGGAggatttttgctgatttttggtgTTACCGGCCCCACTCTGTGATTGGTGCTGTGTTTGGAGCCTCTTCTCGTCCTAGAGCGCCAGAATTTGGCTCTGGGGATGGTGGCAGGCGCTGTCCCCATGCCCTTGTccagtgtcagggctggggacactgtggtggCTCCATGTTGGGGCAGAGTGGCTCCACAGCACTGGAGTTTGTAGGAATTCTGGGAGATTTACCCAAAACTGGTTGgtcaggctgagctctgcctctgaGGCCACCTCATGGGATTGGTGGGGTCCCTTTGCTGCTGGAATTTTGAGGAAAACGGGGCTGGGAGCCAACGCTGTGTCCCATTGACTCCCGTTGTCCCATTGGCTCCCATTGTCCCCAAGTCCTGCCTGGAACCACAGGGACCCCCCTTGTCTGCGGGGCCTGGTGCCCACCCTGGTGGCTCCTGTCACCTCCcaccctcagcagtgccagggatggctCTCGGGGGTCCCCATGGCTGCTGCCACCTCTTGGGGGTCCCTTGGTGCTGGTGCCGTTTCTGGGGATCCTATGGACCACCAGCCCCAACCCACCACGGTCTCAAATGTTCTGATCCTTGATATCATTTAATCTTGGTGtgataattaaataatttaatgacAAAACAATGGCTGGAGTTTGTGCCTCTGACAGGGACCCCaaacaaagcagctcctgggctttCATCTCCTCGGGCTGTGCGCAGGAAGGTCTGGGGGTTGTCACCTCCTCCATGTCCCCAATTGTCCCTCACCTGGGTGGGCCACAGGTGGCTCTTAGGGGTCCCCAAGGGGTGGTGGCGGTTCTGGGGAACCCCACAGTGCCAGGGTGATTCTGGGGGTCACCAACGGTGccagggtgacactgaggggacccACACAGAGTGCCAGTGCCAGGGATGGTCCTTGGGGACATCACAGTgcggtgccagccctgtgtgaccccgcagtgccagagcagggggcggctctgggggtctctgtgcctgGTGCTGGTGTGAGCGCAGTTCTGGGGGATCCCACGGCCTTGTGCCAGTGCTGGGATCAATTCTGGGGGACCTCACGGCctggtgccagtgctgggaTCAATCATGGGGGACCTCACGGCctggtgccagtgctgggaTCAGTCTGGGGGACCCCATGGTCCGATGTCGGGGTGATTCCAGGGAATCCTGCTGCCCAATGCCTGTGGCAGTGGGGCATCCCATGGGCTAATGACAGCACCAGGGTGGCTCTGAGGATCCCATGGCCTGGTATCAGGGTGACTCCAGGGCATCCCATGGCCCAATGCCCAAGGCTCTGGGGGATCCCACGGCCTGATGTCGGTGTTGAGGTGACTCTGGAGGATCCTCTGGCCCAATACCTGTGGCAGTGGGGGATCCCATGGCCTGATGTCACTGTCAGGGTGGCTCCAGGGATCCCACTGCCCGATGCCCGAGGCTCTGGGGATCCCATGGCCCAATATCAGGGTGGCTCCAGGGATCCCACTGCCCGATGCCCGAGGCTCCGGGCCAGGCTGGGCGCGGTGCCCGGGGGTGACGCCGCGTCTCCCTCTCCCCAAGGCAAGCGGATGCGCGTGCAGCTGTCCACCAGCCGGCTGCGGACGGCGCCCGGGATGGGAGACAAGAGCGGCTGCTACCGCTGCGGGAAGGAGGGGCACTGGTCTAAGGAGTGCCCGGTCGATCGCCCGGGGCAAGTGGCGGACTTTGCCGAGGCCTATAACGAGCAGTACGGAGCCGTGCGCACTCCCTACACCGCGGGCTATGGGGAGACCGTGTATTACGATGAGGCCTACGGCGGGATGGCCGACTACTACAAGCGCTACCGCGTCCGCTCCTACGCCACGGCCTCGGCGTACGACGCCTACGCGGAGCAGACCATGGCCCAGTACTCCCAGTACGCCCAGTACTCCCAGGTCCAGTCCTCGGCCATGGCCGCCACCACGGCCATGGCCGGCCGCATCCCCACCACCTTAGACGCGTACGACCGAGCGCTGCTGCCCACCCCGGGCGCGGCGGCCGCcgtcgccgccgccgccgccaccgccgcggccgccgccgcgtCCTCCACGTATTACACCCGGGACAGGAGCCCCCTGCGCCGCACGGCCGCCGCGGCCAGCACCGTCGGAGAGGCGTACACGTACGAGCGTGGGCAGCTGTCGCCCGTCTCCTCGGTGGCCCGGGCGTCCCTCTACGACATGCAGCGCTTCGGGCAGGATCTCTACATGGAGCGGGCGCGGTACTCCATCTTCTGAGGTGAGAACTGGGGGCTTTTGGCCCTGCCGGGCATCTCCGCTCTGCTGGCGCCCGGTAACGGCATTTCCCCCCGCCCAGGATCACTGCAGACCTCCCGGGACTCGCCGCTGTTACCGTGGCTCCACAGCCCCTGGATATTGCCACCGTGCCAGGTCAGACGGGCCCCAGGTCGCTGCCGCCGCCGCGTCCCCTCCCTGTCACCGGGACCCCCGTCCCCACCGGAGCCGCCTGAGCCGCCACGTCCCAGCGCCCGCGTGTCCCCGCGTCTCCCCGGTTGTTcctgagtgtccccatgtcccccatgtcccctcaccTCTCTGCTCTCTTCCAGGTGTGGCGGCCTCGGATGGAGCCCTGTCCCCCCCGCCTGCGCCCCCCCTTTTTGTACGGAGCTTCCCCAGAGTCCCCCCCACTCTTCTGCCCGGGTGGGGGCACCCCCGGCCTCACCCGCCCCTTTGCcagcaaaataaacattttcacattttcaccGATTGCTGTCACCGATTTCTGTCACCGAATTTCCGTGCCTGAGCCGTGGGGGGCGGAGTCTGAGATGGGCGGGGCCGGTTCTGTCCAATCAGCGCGCAGCGCTATCCGGAATTTTTGAAATCCCGCGCGAAATATGCAAATCAGCTCTGTTCGGGAGAATGCAAATAGGGGGCCTGAGCGGCGAATCAGATTGCTGGAAGGAATGGGCGTGGTCTATGGCGGGAGGGAGGCGGGGTTATGCAAATTTACGCCGCACGGGGGCTCCGACCCCATTTCAGTCACGCGCCCTGGGACTTATTTGCCGCCCGGAATTTATTTCACAAATTCGCGTCGCTGTTTCTGCCCGGAATTCTGTGTTGTGTTACGTCACTTCCGCCGCGACGCCGTCTCCGCAGCGACCATCATGGCGTTGAACGGCGGTGAGGCACCGGCGGGACCCCCCGGGGCGCGGATCCCTCCCGGGACCCCCCCCTGACCACCGGGAGCCAGCCCGGAACCCCCACCCGCCACCGGGACCGCGCCGAGCCCTGAGAATCCTCTCCTTGACCCTCTCCGCCATTACCGGGACCttcccgggaccccccccccgcCATCCCAGGGCCGCCCCGTGACCCTCCCGTTCCCCTTCCCGCCGGTCCGAGTCCCCTCCAGCTCATCCCAGTCCCCCTTCACCCGCTCTCCCCGCGGTTTGGGACCCCTCCGGTAACCGAGACCCCTCCTCCGGTAACCGAGACCCCTCCCCGGTAACCGGGTACTCCCCCCTAGGCATGGACGAGGCCGAggcgcggcgggagcggctgGACCGGGCGAGCCGGGCCATGGGGGCGCTGCTGCTCCGGGGGTACCGAATGTTGGGGAGCTCCTGCCCGGAGTGCGGGGTGAGCGGGGGGGGagcaccgggacccccccccgggacccccccgggaATTGGGCGGTACcggagggggtgggggaggggtcccggtCCCCCGTGACCCCCCCGTGCCCCCACAGACGATTCTGctgcaggacaaggagcagcGGCTGCTGTGCGTGAGCTGCCAGGACCCCGAGCAGGGACACGGTGCgggatgggggaaaatggggaatttgggggaaaatggggaatttggggaggaaattggggattttgggggttgggggggcgggaattggggaattttggggggaaattggggaatttggggtgaggGAAATGGAGAGTTTGggggggatggatttgggattttggggggggaattcaggattttggggaggagggaattggggatttttggggagggaaattggggattttgagttggagatttggggattttgggtggggaaattggggattttgggtgggtgggggattggggaatttggggcaggaattggggattttgagttggggatttgggatttttgggtggggggaattggggatttggggggggacTTGGAGATTTTGAGTAggggaaaattcaggattttgggggatggaaattggggattttgaggggagGAATTGGCGAATTTGagggggaattggggatttttgtgggaagaattctgttttttggggggacagtggtgatttttgggaggaattggggattttgagggcggagaattgggaattttgtgggGGAGCAACTCGGGCTTTTGGagggggggaaatttgggattttgggaggaaaattgggaattttgggggaaaaattctttttttgggggggggaaatttaggattttgggcgatgggaattggagattttgGGTAGGGGGAAACTCAGCATTTTGTGGGGTGGAAATTGGCGATTTTGAGCGCGGAGGGGGAactcaggattttggggtgaagaattgggagatttttgggggaggaATTGGGGAATTTGAGGGGGGTGGGCTGGAAATTTTTTGGCAATTTTGCACCTGACCGGATTCGGGGGTGAGGTGGGAGAACCCCAAAGGTTTTGTgccccctcctcacctcccccccttcccctcccgcagccgccgcccctccctccgcccctccccgccccgaGCGCTGCGAGGGCGCGGCCGCCGCGTTCCGGGGctccccccgcccggccccggagccccccggtGTTGGCGGTACCGATGCCGGTGCCGATGGCGATGGCGGCACCGGGGCCgcggtggcggcggcgcgggcggcgctgctgcagaagctgctctGGGCGGCGCGGGAGCTGCCCCGCAGCGGCTCCGTGGAGGGCAGCGCCCGCCTCTGCCGCCTGGTGCGGGACTGCGCCCTGGCCCTGCGGGGGCTGCGGGACCTGGAGCCCCCCGGGAGCCACCCGGGACCCCCCTCGGGGCACCCCGAGACTTTCTGAgacccccagagccacccccgG encodes the following:
- the ZNRD2 gene encoding protein ZNRD2; translated protein: MALNGGMDEAEARRERLDRASRAMGALLLRGYRMLGSSCPECGTILLQDKEQRLLCVSCQDPEQGHAAAPPSAPPRPERCEGAAAAFRGSPRPAPEPPGVGGTDAGADGDGGTGAAVAAARAALLQKLLWAARELPRSGSVEGSARLCRLVRDCALALRGLRDLEPPGSHPGPPSGHPETF
- the LOC135460299 gene encoding RNA-binding protein 4B-like yields the protein MVKLFIGNLPREATEQEIRSLFEQYGKVLECDIIKNYGFVHIEDRTAAEDAIRNLHHHKLHGVCINVEASKNKSKASTKLHVGNISPACTNLELRAKFEEYGPVIECDIVKDYAFVHMERAEDAVEAIRGLDNTEFQGKRMRVQLSTSRLRTAPGMGDKSGCYRCGKEGHWSKECPVDRPGQVADFAEAYNEQYGAVRTPYTAGYGETVYYDEAYGGMADYYKRYRVRSYATASAYDAYAEQTMAQYSQYAQYSQVQSSAMAATTAMAGRIPTTLDAYDRALLPTPGAAAAVAAAAATAAAAAASSTYYTRDRSPLRRTAAAASTVGEAYTYERGQLSPVSSVARASLYDMQRFGQDLYMERARYSIF